Sequence from the Catenuloplanes indicus genome:
GCCACCACGACGCTGCCGCTCCCGGCGGAGAAGAACCGGACCGGTTTCGACCGGCGGGCCGCGAAGATCGTCTGGCGCCACCACGTGGGTCGCGTCGACGCGATCGACCTGACCACGGACAGCGGGAGTTCCGAGCCGTACCGGCGGACGTGGGAGCGGCCCGGTCTGGAGGCCGCGTTCGGTCCGCGACCGGCCGGGCCGGATCTCGGGCGTGCACCCGAGCCGGGTCCGGCGCCGTCGGCCGGGCCGTTCGCGGATCCGCACCCGGCCACGGCCGGTGACGCCGCCGGGATCATCATCGACGTGCTGCACCGGACGTCCCGCGACCACTTCGGCATGGCCCCCGCGCCGCTCGCGCCGGAGGACGGCGACGAGTGCTACGAGGACGGGCTGTTCGGTGACCGGCCGAGCGGCACCGTGCAGAGCGGATACCCGGTCGAGTTCCCGGCCGGCTTCACCACCGCGGACCCGGAGTCGCTGCTGCCCGGCCTGGCCGAGTACTGGGCATCGCTCGGCCTGCGGGTGGACACCGGGCGGCTGGACGACGGGCTGGCCGACCTGACCGCCACGGTCCCCGGCACCGGCGGCGTCGCGGTGACCGTGCGCGACTCCGGCGAGCATCCGATGAACATCCATGGGTACACGGTCTGTCTGCCGCCGCGATGATCGGGGAGGAGCATGATGTGGGGGTCATACGAAGCTACCGATGGGCAGGATGCAGATGAGCACAGCCGCCGACAGCGTCATCGCCGTGCTGCGGGCCGGTCATGACGAGCTGGTCGCGTTCGTGGGCAAGCTCTCGCCGGACGACCTGACCCGGCGGTCCGCCGCCGACGAGTGGACGGTCGCGCAGGTGCTCAGTCATCTGGGCAGCGGCGCCGAGATCCACCTGGCCACGGTGATCGCCGGCCGGGACGGCACGGACATGCCCGGCCCGGACTTCAACCGGGGTGTCTGGGCACGCTGGGACGCGATGGCACCGGCCGAGCAGGCCGCCGGGTTCGCCGAGTCGAACGCCCGGCTGATCGAGATGTTCGAGGCGCTGGACGACGACCAGCGGGAGAACGTGCGGGTCGTGTTCGGCTGGCTGCCGTCCCCGGTCGACGTGGCCGCCTCGGCCCGGCTGTGGCTCAGCGAGTTCGCGCTGCACGCCTGGGACGTCGAGGCCGCGCTCGACCCGCGGGCCCACGTGCGCGCGGACGCGGTGGCGATCCTGCTCGACCACGCGCCGCACATGTTCGGCTTCATGGGCCGGACCGACTCGCTCGGCGGCGGGGAGCACCGGCTCGCGGTGCGGCTGACCGACGCGGACCGGTCGTTCGGCCTGCACCTGGGCGGCGTGGTGGCGAAGACGGAGACCCCGGCGGAGCCGGACGGCACGCTCACGCTGCCCGCGGAGGCACTGATCCGGCTGCTGTACGGCCGGTTCAAGGAGCCGTACGACACGGACGGGGTCTCGGTCACCGGGCCGCTGGGCCTGGACGGCCTCCGCCGCGTCTTCCCGGGCTTCTGAGCATGACGGATCTGCAGCGGTTCGTGGACGCCCAGGCGGGCGTCCACGAGCGCGCCCTGGCCGAGCTGACCGCGGGCGACAAGCGCAGCCACTGGATGTGGTTCGTCTTCCCGCAGCTGGCCGGCCTGGGCCGCAGCGACATGGCCCAGCGGTACGCGCTCGCCTCGCTCGACGAGGCCCGCGACTACCTGGCCCATCCGGTCCTCGGCCCGCGCCTGCGCGCGTGCACGCGCGCGGTGCTCGGGGTCCGGGACCGCACCGCGGCGGACATCCTCGGCGTCGTCGACGCGCAGAAGCTCCGCTCGTCGATGACGTTGTTCGCGCTGGCCGCGCCGGACGAGACGCTGTTCGGCGAGGTCCTGGACCGCTACTACGACGGTGAGCGGGACCCGCTCACGGAGGAGCTGATCGCCCGATGATCCTGATCGTGCCGTCCGACCCGATGCGGCCGCGCCGGCCCGACGAGCACTTCGCGGCCGAGGCCGCGGCCGCGCGGGAGGCCGGTGCCGAGGTCGCGGTGGTCGACCACGACGCGCTGGCCGCCGGTGCCGACGCGGACCGCGCGGTGGCGCGGGTCTCGGCCGGCCCGGACGTGGTCTACCGCGGCTGGATGCTGCCGGCCGGCGGCTACGCGACGATGGCGGACGCGCTGGCCCGGCGCGGCGCCACGCTGCGGACCGGCGCGGCGGACTACCGGCGGGCGCACGAGCTGCCCGGCTGGTACGACGCGCTGCGCCCGGTCACGCCCGAGTCGGTCTGGACCCACGGCGACGGCCGCGCCGCCTTCGACCAGGCCCGTGAGCTGCTGACGGACGGGCCCGCGATGCTTCGCGACTACACCAAGAGCGTGAAGCACCACTGGCACGAGGCCGCGTACGTGCCGGAGCTGGCCGACGCGGACGCGGCCTGGCGGGTCGCGTCCCGGCTTCGGGAGCTGCGCGGCGAGGACTTCACCGGCGGGTTCGTGCTCCGCCGCTTCGAGCCGCTGACCGCGCCCGAGGTCCGGACCTGGTGGATCGCCGGGGAGGCACGCCTGACCGGGCCGCACCCGGACACACCGGGGGATACCGGCACGCCGGACCTCACCGCGGTCGCGCCGCTGGTCGCGCGGCTCGGGCTGCCGTTCGTCACGGTCGACCTGGCACGCCG
This genomic interval carries:
- a CDS encoding DUF1810 domain-containing protein; this translates as MTDLQRFVDAQAGVHERALAELTAGDKRSHWMWFVFPQLAGLGRSDMAQRYALASLDEARDYLAHPVLGPRLRACTRAVLGVRDRTAADILGVVDAQKLRSSMTLFALAAPDETLFGEVLDRYYDGERDPLTEELIAR
- a CDS encoding ATP-grasp domain-containing protein, coding for MILIVPSDPMRPRRPDEHFAAEAAAAREAGAEVAVVDHDALAAGADADRAVARVSAGPDVVYRGWMLPAGGYATMADALARRGATLRTGAADYRRAHELPGWYDALRPVTPESVWTHGDGRAAFDQARELLTDGPAMLRDYTKSVKHHWHEAAYVPELADADAAWRVASRLRELRGEDFTGGFVLRRFEPLTAPEVRTWWIAGEARLTGPHPDTPGDTGTPDLTAVAPLVARLGLPFVTVDLARREDGVWRVVELGDGQVSDRPGAVPAEALIAALLAG
- a CDS encoding maleylpyruvate isomerase family mycothiol-dependent enzyme; translated protein: MSTAADSVIAVLRAGHDELVAFVGKLSPDDLTRRSAADEWTVAQVLSHLGSGAEIHLATVIAGRDGTDMPGPDFNRGVWARWDAMAPAEQAAGFAESNARLIEMFEALDDDQRENVRVVFGWLPSPVDVAASARLWLSEFALHAWDVEAALDPRAHVRADAVAILLDHAPHMFGFMGRTDSLGGGEHRLAVRLTDADRSFGLHLGGVVAKTETPAEPDGTLTLPAEALIRLLYGRFKEPYDTDGVSVTGPLGLDGLRRVFPGF